A single genomic interval of Equus quagga isolate Etosha38 chromosome 19, UCLA_HA_Equagga_1.0, whole genome shotgun sequence harbors:
- the NTS gene encoding neurotensin/neuromedin N, which yields MAGMKIQLVCMILLAFSSWCLCSDSEEDMKALEADLLTNMHTSKISKANVPSWKMTLLNVCSLITSLNSQAEETGEFREDELVARRKFPPALDGFSFEAMLTIYQLRKICHSRDFQHWELIQEDVLDTGSDKNDKEEVIKRKIPYILKRQLYENKPRRPYILKRGSYYY from the exons ATGGCAGGAATGAAAATCCAGCTGGTATGCATGATACTCCTGGCTTTCAGCTCCTGGTGTCTGTGCTCAG ATTCAGAAGAGGACATGAAAGCGTTAGAAGCAGATTTATTGACCAATATGCATACATCAAag ATCAGTAAAGCAAATGTCCCTTCTTGGAAAATGACCCTGCTAAATGTTTGCAGCCTTATAACCAGCCTGAACAGCCAAGCTGAGGAAACTGGAGAGTTTCGTGAAGACGAGCTTGTTGCAAGACGGAAATTTCCTCCTGCCTTAGATGGCTTTAGCTTTGAGGCAATGTTGACAATATACCAGCTCCGAAAAATCTGTCACAGCAGGGACTTTCAACACTGGgag TTAATTCAGGAAGATGTTCTTGATACTGGAAGTGACAAAAATGACAAGGAAGaagttataaagagaaaaattccttACATTCTCAAACGGCAGCTATATGAGAATAAACCCAGAAGACCCTACATACTCAAAAGAGGTTCTTACTACTActga